From the genome of Streptomyces ficellus:
ATAGTGACCGCCCGCCTTGGGCCGTCCGTCTCCGCCATCGGGAGAGGTGACTTCGGCGCCGCAGCCGGTGACGGCCAGAGCCGCGGCAAGAACGAGAGCGGCGGGGCGTACGAGAGGGGGCATGCCGGGTGGCTCCTTATGAGGCGGGCTGAGCGGGTGCGAGTCGGTCGAAGAGCAGTTGCAGGGCCCCGGTCTCGGGGTGCGGCACGCGGTGCGCCCGTACGCCGAAGACCTCGGCGAGCAACTCGGGCGTCAGAACGTCGTACGGAGTGCCTGAGGCGACGATCCGGCCGTGCTCGATGACGTACAGCAGGTCACAATGCACGGCGGCGAGGTTGAGGTCGTGGAGTGCGGTGAGCACGGTGAGCCGGCTGCCCCGCACCAGGGAGAGCACGTCCAGCTGCTGTGCGATGTCGAGGTGGTTGGTGGGCTCGTCGAGTACGAGGACGCGCGGCTGCTGGGCCAGCGCGCGAGCGATCAGGACCCGCTGCTTCTCCCCGCCCGAAAGCGTGAGGAATCCGCGGTCCGCGAGGTGACCGGCGCCCACCCGCGCCAGTGCGGACGCGCAGGTCTGCCGGTCCTCGACGGTGGTTCGGGCTGCCGCGCCCTGGTGTGGCAGCCTTCCCATCGCGACGACTTCGGTGACCGTGAAGTCGAACTCGGCGACGGATTCCTGGGGAAGCGCGGCCAGGCGACGTGC
Proteins encoded in this window:
- a CDS encoding ABC transporter ATP-binding protein, which codes for MRIDIDDLNVEIAGARLVEDVTLRVADGQLVGLVGPNGSGKSSLLRCVYRALRPAAGTVRVDGDDLHAMSAREGARRLAALPQESVAEFDFTVTEVVAMGRLPHQGAAARTTVEDRQTCASALARVGAGHLADRGFLTLSGGEKQRVLIARALAQQPRVLVLDEPTNHLDIAQQLDVLSLVRGSRLTVLTALHDLNLAAVHCDLLYVIEHGRIVASGTPYDVLTPELLAEVFGVRAHRVPHPETGALQLLFDRLAPAQPAS